From the genome of Parazoarcus communis, one region includes:
- a CDS encoding type I glyceraldehyde-3-phosphate dehydrogenase — MAGSNVASSRSNPFRIAINGYGRIGRCFLRALHESSISDRFKVVAINEPADLASIAYLTRFDSTHGRFPGRVVADDDALLIGDQMIAVTHATTPEGVDWAGLDLDLVVECSGQYSDRAALQRFLDSGCRRVLLSHPGNSAADVDATIVHGINDETLTGTERLVSNASCTTNAVVPVLDLLHRELGIEQVLLTTLHSAMNDQPLIDGYHDTDLRRTRSAMQSIIPVSTGLARGVERLLPALTGRVHAKAIRVPTHNVSAIDMVLTLERDASAAHINTLLQQAAAGPFAGLIAWSDETHASIDFNHDAHSAIVDGSQTRSCGPRMVNLLVWFDNEWGFANRMLDVSRHWLSLSDHTAAADA, encoded by the coding sequence ATGGCAGGCTCGAACGTGGCGTCATCCCGCTCCAACCCGTTTCGCATCGCGATCAATGGTTACGGTCGCATCGGCCGTTGCTTTCTGCGCGCCCTTCACGAATCGTCGATCAGCGACCGCTTCAAGGTCGTTGCCATCAACGAGCCTGCCGATCTGGCCAGCATCGCCTACCTCACCCGCTTCGACTCCACCCACGGCCGCTTTCCCGGCCGGGTCGTCGCCGATGACGACGCCCTGCTGATCGGCGATCAGATGATTGCGGTCACCCACGCCACCACACCGGAAGGCGTGGACTGGGCAGGCCTGGATCTCGATCTGGTGGTCGAGTGTTCGGGCCAGTACAGCGACCGCGCCGCACTGCAGCGCTTTCTCGATTCCGGTTGCCGGCGCGTACTGCTTTCACACCCGGGCAACAGTGCCGCGGATGTGGACGCCACGATCGTGCACGGCATCAACGATGAGACGCTCACCGGCACCGAACGTCTGGTCTCGAATGCGTCGTGCACCACCAACGCGGTCGTCCCGGTGCTCGATCTGCTGCATCGCGAGCTCGGGATCGAGCAGGTACTGCTCACCACCCTGCATTCGGCGATGAACGATCAGCCGCTGATCGACGGTTATCACGACACCGACCTTCGCCGCACGCGCTCGGCAATGCAGTCGATCATTCCGGTCTCGACCGGTCTGGCGCGCGGGGTGGAACGGCTGCTTCCGGCGCTGACCGGCCGCGTGCACGCCAAGGCGATCCGGGTGCCGACGCACAACGTGTCGGCCATCGACATGGTGCTCACCCTCGAGCGCGACGCGTCAGCAGCGCACATCAACACCTTGCTGCAGCAGGCTGCCGCAGGCCCGTTTGCCGGCCTGATCGCCTGGTCGGACGAGACCCACGCCTCGATCGACTTCAATCACGATGCGCACTCGGCCATCGTCGATGGCAGCCAGACCCGTTCCTGTGGTCCGCGCATGGTTAACCTGCTGGTGTGGTTCGACAACGAATGGGGGTTCGCCAACCGCATGCTCGATGTGAGCCGTCACTGGCTGAGCCTGAGCGACCACACGGCTGCCGCCGATGCCTAG
- a CDS encoding methyl-accepting chemotaxis protein translates to MSKDRSLSLRSRLIALTVATVIGLCVLFVVVLMSERQQLMTDRQEKVRNLVEVAHATVSHFEKLAANGTLELADAQKAAKEVLRTMRYDRNEYFWINDLNDLMVMHPIRGDLEGKKLDQLKDANGKLLFVEFNSVVKTKGAGFVDYVWAKPGSDAPVPKVSYVKGSDAWKWVIGTGIYVDDVDAIFKAKALWLLAWGLGIGAFIAVSLTLVGRWILRTLGGEPEYASRITRAIAAGDLSSDVNCAPGDTTSVLAGMKVMQQTLRQMIGEIVRGAEQLASASSQMLTASEEVAIQSSHQSEAASSMAAAVEEMTVSIDQVAENAHEAHAITVHSGELSAKGTGVIQSAATEMRNISDAVKSSSAIIQDLGEQSNQITSIVNTIREIADQTNLLALNAAIEAARAGEQGRGFAVVADEVRKLAERTSLSTTEIAGMVDKIQNGTRNAVSSMEAGVRQAGAGVALASQAGASITEIRDGAQRVMEVVNSISDAIREQGTVSSEIARNIEQIAQMSEEGTRAVHNTAEAARNMQRLSSGLHASVSRFKIG, encoded by the coding sequence ATGAGTAAAGATCGGTCCTTGTCCCTGCGCAGTCGCCTGATTGCGCTCACCGTCGCCACCGTCATCGGTCTGTGCGTGCTCTTTGTCGTCGTGCTCATGAGTGAGCGTCAGCAGTTGATGACAGACCGCCAGGAGAAGGTACGCAATCTGGTCGAGGTCGCACATGCCACCGTCTCCCATTTCGAGAAGCTGGCGGCGAATGGCACGCTCGAACTGGCTGATGCGCAGAAAGCGGCAAAGGAAGTGCTGCGCACGATGCGCTACGACAGGAACGAATATTTCTGGATCAATGATCTGAACGACCTCATGGTCATGCATCCGATCCGGGGTGATCTCGAAGGCAAGAAACTCGACCAGCTGAAGGATGCGAACGGAAAACTCCTCTTCGTCGAGTTCAACAGCGTCGTGAAGACAAAGGGTGCCGGCTTCGTCGATTACGTATGGGCCAAACCCGGATCCGATGCGCCGGTGCCCAAGGTGTCCTATGTGAAGGGCAGCGACGCATGGAAATGGGTCATCGGCACCGGCATCTATGTCGATGACGTCGACGCCATATTCAAGGCCAAGGCGCTGTGGCTGCTGGCGTGGGGGCTTGGCATTGGCGCCTTCATCGCGGTATCGCTGACCCTGGTCGGACGCTGGATTCTGCGTACGCTCGGGGGTGAGCCGGAGTACGCATCGCGGATTACCCGGGCCATCGCCGCGGGTGACCTGTCGAGCGATGTGAATTGTGCGCCCGGCGACACCACCAGCGTGCTGGCGGGCATGAAGGTCATGCAGCAGACGCTGCGCCAGATGATCGGGGAGATCGTCAGAGGGGCCGAACAGCTTGCTTCTGCGTCGTCCCAGATGCTGACCGCGTCGGAAGAGGTGGCCATCCAGTCGAGCCATCAGAGCGAGGCTGCATCGTCGATGGCTGCGGCCGTCGAGGAGATGACGGTCAGTATCGACCAGGTGGCCGAGAACGCGCATGAGGCGCACGCGATCACGGTTCATTCGGGCGAGCTGTCGGCCAAGGGTACGGGCGTCATTCAGAGCGCTGCGACCGAGATGCGCAACATTTCCGATGCGGTCAAATCCTCGTCGGCAATCATCCAGGACCTGGGCGAACAGTCGAACCAGATCACGTCCATCGTCAATACGATTCGCGAGATCGCCGACCAGACCAATCTGCTGGCGCTCAACGCGGCGATCGAGGCTGCACGTGCGGGCGAGCAGGGACGTGGTTTCGCGGTGGTGGCCGACGAGGTGCGCAAGCTGGCGGAGCGCACGAGCCTGTCGACGACCGAAATCGCCGGCATGGTGGACAAGATCCAGAATGGCACGCGCAACGCAGTGTCGAGCATGGAAGCCGGTGTCCGGCAGGCGGGCGCGGGCGTGGCGCTGGCGAGTCAGGCGGGCGCGTCGATCACCGAGATCCGGGACGGCGCGCAGCGCGTCATGGAAGTGGTGAACAGCATCTCCGATGCGATTCGCGAACAGGGCACGGTTTCCAGCGAGATCGCGCGCAACATCGAGCAGATCGCCCAGATGTCGGAAGAGGGCACGCGCGCGGTGCACAACACCGCAGAGGCTGCGCGCAACATGCAGAGACTCTCCAGCGGCCTGCATGCCTCGGTGAGCCGCTTCAAGATCGGCTGA
- a CDS encoding nitrite reductase, whose protein sequence is MQHMRWIRHAAVLAALPLALTAAWAEETHKDVSPAEMKYQAGGSPLEAVEMYQDINPKAPSMSKTEFDKARQIYFQRCAGCHGVLRKGATGKPLTPDKTLASGTEYLKVFIKYGSPAGMPNWGTSGELTDDEVDLMARYVQQTPPQPPEFGMADMKATWKVIVPPEKRPTKKMNSYNLDNIFSTTLRDSGEVALIDGDSKKIISILKTGYAVHISRTSASGRYLYVIGRDAKINLIDLWLEKPDTVAEIRTGLEARSVETSKYKGFEDKYAIAGSYWPPQFVIMEGDTLEPLKIVGTRGMTVDTQEYHPEPRVASIVASHYKPEFVVNVKETGKILMVDYSNIHALKTTEIEAARFLHDGGWDSTKRYFMVAANQSNKIAAVDAKDGKLAGLIDVGKIPHPGRGANFIHPKYGPVWATGHLGDETIALIGTDPEKHKQYAWKMVESLNGQGGGSLFLKTHPKSTNLWVDTALNPDPAVSQSIAVYDINKLDKGFEVLPIAKWAELGEGAKRVLQPEYNVKGDEVWFSVWSAKNQESAIVVVDDKTRTLKAVIKDPRLITPTGKFNLYNTQHDVY, encoded by the coding sequence ATGCAGCATATGCGTTGGATTCGTCATGCCGCCGTGCTGGCTGCGCTGCCGCTGGCACTGACTGCGGCCTGGGCCGAGGAGACTCACAAGGATGTCTCGCCTGCCGAGATGAAGTACCAGGCGGGTGGCTCGCCGCTTGAGGCGGTCGAGATGTATCAGGACATCAACCCCAAGGCACCGTCGATGTCCAAGACCGAGTTCGACAAGGCCCGGCAGATCTATTTCCAGCGCTGTGCAGGCTGTCACGGCGTACTGCGCAAGGGCGCAACCGGCAAGCCGCTGACGCCCGACAAGACCCTGGCCTCGGGCACCGAGTACCTCAAGGTGTTCATCAAGTACGGCTCGCCCGCCGGGATGCCGAACTGGGGCACGTCGGGTGAGCTGACCGATGACGAAGTCGATCTGATGGCGCGCTATGTTCAGCAAACCCCGCCGCAACCGCCGGAGTTCGGCATGGCCGACATGAAGGCGACGTGGAAGGTGATCGTGCCGCCGGAGAAGCGTCCGACGAAGAAGATGAACAGCTACAACCTCGACAACATCTTCTCCACGACCCTGCGTGACAGTGGCGAAGTGGCCCTGATCGACGGCGACAGCAAGAAGATCATCAGCATCCTCAAGACCGGCTATGCCGTCCACATTTCGCGCACCTCGGCGTCCGGTCGTTACCTGTACGTAATTGGTCGCGATGCGAAGATCAACCTCATCGACCTGTGGCTGGAGAAACCCGACACCGTCGCCGAGATCCGTACCGGGCTCGAGGCCCGCTCGGTCGAAACCTCCAAGTACAAGGGTTTCGAGGACAAGTACGCGATTGCAGGCTCCTACTGGCCGCCGCAGTTCGTCATCATGGAAGGCGACACGCTCGAACCGCTCAAGATCGTCGGTACGCGCGGCATGACGGTGGACACGCAGGAATACCACCCCGAGCCGCGGGTTGCCTCCATCGTGGCTTCGCACTACAAGCCCGAGTTCGTGGTGAACGTGAAGGAAACCGGCAAGATCCTGATGGTGGATTACTCCAACATCCACGCCCTGAAGACCACTGAGATCGAGGCTGCACGCTTCCTGCACGATGGCGGGTGGGACAGCACCAAGCGCTACTTCATGGTCGCTGCCAACCAGTCGAACAAGATTGCCGCAGTGGATGCGAAGGATGGCAAGCTTGCCGGGCTGATCGACGTCGGCAAGATTCCGCACCCGGGTCGTGGCGCCAACTTCATCCATCCCAAGTATGGTCCGGTATGGGCGACCGGCCACCTCGGCGACGAAACCATTGCGCTGATCGGTACCGATCCCGAGAAGCACAAGCAGTATGCGTGGAAGATGGTCGAGTCGCTGAACGGGCAGGGCGGAGGATCGCTCTTCCTCAAGACCCACCCGAAGTCGACGAACCTGTGGGTGGACACGGCACTGAACCCCGATCCGGCGGTAAGCCAGTCGATCGCCGTGTATGACATCAACAAGCTCGACAAGGGCTTCGAGGTGTTGCCGATTGCGAAGTGGGCCGAGCTGGGTGAAGGCGCCAAGCGCGTGCTGCAGCCCGAGTACAACGTCAAGGGTGACGAGGTCTGGTTCTCCGTGTGGTCAGCCAAGAACCAGGAGTCGGCAATCGTCGTGGTCGATGACAAGACCCGCACGCTCAAGGCGGTGATCAAGGATCCGCGTCTGATCACGCCGACCGGCAAGTTCAACCTGTATAACACCCAGCACGACGTGTATTGA
- the rpsO gene encoding 30S ribosomal protein S15, whose protein sequence is MSLDIATKAQVVSDYQRAPGDTGSPEVQVALLTARINGLTGHFKEHAKDHHSRRGLLKMVSQRRKLLDYLKGRNAESYRSLIERLGLRK, encoded by the coding sequence ATGTCTCTCGATATTGCAACCAAGGCGCAAGTCGTCTCCGATTACCAGCGCGCTCCGGGCGATACCGGTTCGCCTGAAGTCCAGGTCGCCCTGCTGACCGCCCGTATCAATGGCCTGACCGGCCACTTCAAGGAACACGCGAAGGATCATCACTCCCGCCGTGGTCTGCTGAAGATGGTTAGCCAGCGCCGCAAGCTGCTCGACTACCTGAAAGGTCGCAATGCCGAGAGCTATCGTAGCCTGATCGAGCGTCTGGGCCTGCGTAAGTAA
- the rbfA gene encoding 30S ribosome-binding factor RbfA translates to MPKEYSRSQRVVEQIRRELAELIRLEVKDPRVGFITLTDVEITPDYAHAKVFFTAMMGKETVPEILQGLRRASGFLRRELGRRIRIHTIPELHFEYDQSVEEGSRMSQLIDQTVREDEARSRDENDD, encoded by the coding sequence ATGCCTAAGGAATATTCCCGCAGTCAGCGCGTGGTGGAGCAGATCCGCCGCGAGCTGGCGGAGCTGATCAGGCTCGAGGTGAAGGATCCGCGTGTCGGATTCATCACCCTGACCGACGTCGAGATCACGCCAGACTATGCGCACGCCAAGGTCTTCTTTACCGCGATGATGGGTAAGGAAACCGTGCCGGAGATCCTTCAGGGTCTGCGGCGGGCGAGCGGATTTCTGCGCCGTGAACTCGGTCGCCGGATTCGTATTCACACCATCCCCGAGCTGCATTTCGAGTACGACCAGTCGGTAGAGGAGGGTAGCCGCATGTCCCAGCTCATCGACCAGACCGTGCGCGAGGACGAGGCACGCAGCCGGGATGAGAACGACGACTGA
- the dksA gene encoding RNA polymerase-binding protein DksA: protein MAEEFLHRQFPSYTPAPGEDYMSEKQTAHFREMLTALRQEMSDDIERTVHTLQDETTSFADPNDRASQESDLSLELRSRDRERKLIKKINEALQRIEEGEYGYCDSCGVEIGLKRLEARPTATLCIDCKTLEEIRERQIAR, encoded by the coding sequence ATGGCTGAAGAATTCCTCCACAGACAGTTTCCGTCCTACACCCCGGCGCCCGGCGAAGATTACATGAGCGAGAAGCAGACCGCCCATTTTCGGGAGATGCTCACTGCGCTCAGACAGGAAATGTCCGACGACATCGAACGCACCGTCCATACGTTGCAGGACGAGACGACCTCCTTTGCCGATCCCAACGATCGCGCAAGCCAGGAGTCCGATCTGTCGCTCGAATTGCGCAGCCGCGACCGCGAACGCAAGCTGATCAAGAAGATCAACGAGGCCCTCCAGCGCATCGAGGAAGGCGAGTATGGGTACTGTGACAGCTGCGGCGTGGAAATCGGCCTGAAGCGCCTTGAGGCGCGTCCTACGGCCACTTTGTGCATCGACTGCAAGACACTCGAAGAGATCCGTGAGCGCCAGATCGCGCGCTGA
- the cobA gene encoding uroporphyrinogen-III C-methyltransferase produces the protein MTQSTLLRPASSSLIHLNRGSAGSFASPAAPRQPGHAGTATGSVALVGAGPGDPELLTMKAARRIAEADVIVHDQLVGEGILDLARTDARRIYAGKKAGRHALPQDEINLLLVELALQGLRVVRLKGGDPFIFGRGGEEMQALIASGIACEVVPGVTAAAGMAASTGIPLTHRDHAQTVVFATGHLKEGSVDLDWDALARPHQTIVIYMGLGALDIICRELVAHGLWRTTPAAVVHAATTPQQRIVTSTLMSLPFEVRAAKLQTPSLIIVGTVVELHPLLTQAAEQTAALAL, from the coding sequence ATGACCCAAAGCACCCTGCTTCGCCCTGCGTCCTCCTCGCTCATCCACCTCAACCGGGGATCTGCTGGCTCCTTCGCAAGTCCGGCGGCACCGCGCCAACCCGGGCACGCCGGCACCGCAACCGGCTCGGTCGCCCTCGTGGGCGCCGGCCCGGGCGACCCCGAACTGCTCACCATGAAGGCGGCCCGGCGCATCGCCGAAGCCGATGTCATCGTCCATGACCAGCTCGTGGGCGAAGGCATTCTGGATCTGGCACGCACCGACGCACGGCGCATCTATGCGGGCAAGAAAGCCGGCAGGCATGCACTGCCCCAGGACGAGATCAACCTGCTGCTGGTGGAACTCGCGCTTCAGGGGCTCAGGGTCGTTCGTCTCAAGGGCGGAGATCCCTTCATTTTCGGACGCGGCGGGGAGGAGATGCAGGCACTGATCGCCAGCGGCATCGCCTGTGAGGTTGTGCCCGGTGTCACCGCTGCAGCAGGCATGGCGGCAAGCACCGGCATTCCGCTGACGCACCGTGACCATGCACAGACCGTGGTGTTTGCCACCGGCCACCTGAAGGAAGGCAGCGTCGATCTCGACTGGGACGCGCTGGCCAGACCCCATCAGACCATCGTCATCTACATGGGCCTGGGTGCGCTTGACATCATCTGTCGCGAGCTGGTGGCGCACGGTCTGTGGCGAACCACGCCAGCCGCGGTCGTGCATGCCGCGACGACGCCGCAGCAGCGCATCGTCACCAGCACCCTGATGTCGCTCCCATTCGAGGTGCGTGCCGCGAAGCTGCAGACGCCCAGCCTGATCATCGTGGGGACCGTGGTGGAGTTGCACCCATTGCTGACGCAAGCAGCCGAGCAAACCGCAGCACTTGCGCTCTGA
- the pnp gene encoding polyribonucleotide nucleotidyltransferase, whose amino-acid sequence MPTSIKKSFAYGAHTVTLETGEIARQAGGAVIVNMDDTMVLATVVAAKEAKPGQDFFPLTVDYVEKFYAAGRIPGGFFKREGRPTEKETLTSRLIDRPIRPLFPEGFNNEVQVIALVLSLNPEVDADIPAMIAASAALAISGVPFSGPIGAARVGYADGQYLLNPTTEQLKTSELNLVVAGTEAAVLMVESEARELSEEVMLGAVVFGHEQMQHAIRAINELVEVAGKPEWDWKAQPANEPLIARIEELAKADLEAAFNITSKQARSARISEILKATVAALTDGVEVPPSLNEVKDIFFNLESGIVRSRILNGEPRIDGRDTRTVRPIEIRTGVLPRAHGSALFTRGETQALVVATLGTGRDEQIIDAIAGEYRENFMLHYNFPPFCTGETGRFGITKRREVGHGRLAKRALIAALPKPEDFSYTVRLVSEITESNGSSSMASVCGGSLALMDAGVPMTAHVAGIAMGLIKDGNRFAVLTDILGDEDHLGDMDFKVAGTENGITALQMDIKIQGITKEIMKVALSQAGEGRIHILGLMKQSLDTARVEVSEFAPRMINIKINPEKIRDVIGKGGAVIRGLQEETGAVIEIQDDGNVTISCVSAEGAQAAKAKIEAITAEVEVGKIYEGTVVRLLDFGAIVNIMPGRDGLLHVSQIANERVNNVADYVKEGQAVRVKVLETDERGKIRLSMKALLEQAATN is encoded by the coding sequence TTGCCTACTTCCATCAAGAAATCATTCGCCTACGGCGCGCACACCGTCACCCTCGAGACCGGCGAGATTGCTCGTCAGGCCGGCGGTGCCGTGATCGTCAATATGGACGACACCATGGTGCTGGCCACCGTGGTTGCGGCCAAGGAAGCCAAGCCCGGTCAGGACTTCTTTCCGCTGACCGTCGATTACGTTGAGAAGTTTTACGCTGCCGGCCGTATTCCCGGTGGTTTCTTCAAGCGTGAAGGCCGTCCGACCGAGAAGGAAACCCTGACCTCGCGCCTGATCGACCGCCCGATCCGCCCGCTGTTTCCGGAAGGCTTCAACAACGAAGTCCAGGTCATCGCGCTGGTTCTGTCGCTGAACCCCGAAGTTGACGCCGACATCCCGGCGATGATCGCTGCTTCGGCCGCGCTGGCAATCTCCGGCGTGCCTTTCAGCGGCCCGATCGGCGCTGCACGCGTCGGTTACGCCGATGGTCAGTACCTGCTCAACCCCACCACCGAGCAGCTCAAGACGAGCGAACTCAACCTGGTGGTGGCCGGTACCGAAGCTGCCGTGCTGATGGTCGAATCCGAAGCGCGCGAACTGTCCGAAGAAGTCATGCTTGGTGCCGTCGTGTTCGGTCATGAGCAGATGCAGCACGCCATCCGTGCGATCAACGAACTGGTCGAAGTCGCCGGCAAGCCGGAGTGGGACTGGAAGGCGCAGCCCGCCAACGAGCCCCTGATTGCGCGTATTGAAGAGCTGGCCAAGGCCGACCTCGAAGCCGCTTTCAACATCACCAGCAAGCAGGCCCGCAGCGCCCGCATCAGCGAGATCCTGAAGGCGACCGTCGCCGCGCTGACCGATGGCGTCGAAGTGCCGCCGTCGCTCAACGAAGTGAAGGACATCTTCTTCAATCTCGAGTCCGGCATCGTCCGCAGCCGCATCCTGAATGGCGAGCCGCGTATCGATGGTCGTGACACCCGCACCGTGCGTCCGATCGAGATCCGTACCGGCGTGCTGCCGCGTGCCCACGGCTCGGCCCTGTTCACCCGCGGCGAAACCCAGGCGCTGGTGGTTGCCACCCTCGGCACTGGCCGCGACGAACAGATCATCGACGCGATCGCCGGCGAGTACCGCGAAAACTTCATGCTGCACTACAACTTCCCGCCGTTCTGCACCGGCGAGACCGGTCGTTTCGGCATCACCAAGCGTCGCGAAGTCGGCCATGGCCGGCTTGCCAAGCGCGCACTGATCGCTGCGCTGCCGAAGCCGGAAGATTTCAGCTACACCGTGCGTCTGGTGTCGGAAATTACCGAATCGAACGGTTCGAGCTCGATGGCCTCCGTGTGCGGTGGCTCCCTGGCGCTGATGGATGCCGGTGTGCCGATGACTGCGCACGTGGCAGGTATCGCCATGGGCCTGATCAAGGACGGCAACCGCTTCGCCGTGCTGACCGACATCCTGGGCGACGAGGATCACCTCGGCGACATGGACTTCAAGGTGGCCGGTACCGAAAACGGTATCACTGCACTGCAGATGGACATCAAGATCCAGGGCATCACCAAGGAGATCATGAAGGTCGCGCTGTCGCAGGCAGGTGAGGGTCGCATCCACATCCTCGGCCTGATGAAGCAGTCGCTCGACACCGCGCGTGTCGAAGTGTCCGAGTTCGCCCCGCGCATGATCAACATCAAGATCAACCCCGAGAAGATCCGCGACGTGATCGGCAAGGGCGGCGCAGTGATCCGCGGTCTGCAGGAAGAGACCGGCGCCGTGATCGAGATCCAGGACGACGGCAACGTCACCATCTCCTGCGTCAGCGCGGAAGGTGCCCAGGCGGCCAAGGCCAAGATCGAGGCGATCACCGCCGAAGTCGAAGTCGGCAAGATCTACGAAGGTACGGTCGTGCGTCTGCTCGACTTCGGTGCCATCGTGAACATCATGCCGGGCCGCGATGGTCTGCTGCACGTGTCGCAGATCGCCAACGAGCGTGTGAATAACGTTGCCGACTACGTCAAGGAAGGTCAGGCCGTCCGCGTCAAGGTTCTTGAGACCGACGAGCGCGGCAAGATCCGCCTGAGCATGAAGGCGCTGCTCGAGCAGGCCGCAACGAACTGA
- a CDS encoding class I SAM-dependent methyltransferase: MPSPALLLNLALDLFSGQRQPRVTEPELVMDDPASAEAFMLAGREDGILAHTYLYHAIQASVVIAAGTTVLDLGCGPANQLAFIARLNPDARFIGLDASDAMLDLGRETLARNAITNTRLCAGDMTALRGFDDGSVDAVISTMSLHHLGSLEALSKTLCEARRVLRPGGGIYLVDFGRLRRQASQAFFATENAARQPRLFTEDYYNSLRAAFSLDELRAAAAVFGAATRIHRTFLVPFLVAIRSTASQPLRPATVAAARAIHAALSPRQQYELRDLSRFFAHGGFPLAFKPW; encoded by the coding sequence ATGCCTAGTCCTGCCCTGCTGCTCAATCTGGCGCTCGACCTGTTTTCAGGCCAGCGCCAGCCGCGCGTCACGGAACCCGAGCTGGTGATGGACGACCCCGCCAGTGCCGAAGCCTTCATGCTGGCGGGGCGCGAAGACGGCATCCTGGCCCACACCTACCTTTACCATGCGATCCAGGCCAGCGTGGTCATCGCCGCCGGCACCACCGTACTCGACCTTGGTTGCGGCCCGGCAAACCAGCTGGCCTTCATTGCCCGACTCAACCCCGACGCCCGCTTCATCGGTCTCGATGCGTCCGATGCGATGCTCGACCTGGGACGCGAAACACTGGCACGCAACGCCATCACCAATACCCGGCTGTGCGCCGGCGACATGACCGCCCTGCGCGGATTCGACGATGGCTCGGTGGATGCGGTGATCTCCACCATGTCGCTGCACCATCTGGGCAGTCTGGAAGCGCTGTCAAAGACCCTGTGCGAGGCACGGCGTGTCCTGAGGCCCGGCGGCGGCATCTATCTGGTGGATTTCGGCCGTCTGCGGCGACAGGCTTCGCAGGCCTTCTTTGCCACCGAAAATGCGGCGAGGCAGCCCAGGCTGTTTACCGAGGATTACTACAACTCCTTGCGCGCCGCCTTCAGCCTCGACGAGCTGCGTGCCGCAGCCGCGGTATTCGGCGCTGCGACACGCATTCACCGAACCTTCCTGGTGCCCTTCCTGGTTGCCATCCGCAGCACCGCTTCGCAGCCCCTCAGACCCGCCACAGTGGCCGCAGCACGTGCAATCCATGCCGCGCTAAGCCCGCGCCAGCAATACGAGCTGCGCGACCTCTCACGCTTCTTCGCGCACGGTGGTTTTCCGCTCGCATTCAAACCCTGGTGA
- the truB gene encoding tRNA pseudouridine(55) synthase TruB has product MKRTQRKIIRRAVDGVLLLDKPQGLTSNAALQTARRLLNAAKAGHTGTLDPMASGLLPLTFGEATKFSQMLLDADKAYEAGVQLGVDTDTGDAEGTVLATHPVAVSEEALREVLSRFVGDIDQVPPMYSALKRDGKPLYEYARAGIELERSARRVRISSIDLVSFDGSRFVIRVDCSKGTYIRSLAMDIGAALGCGAHLCALRRTRIGAFGIEDGVPLAQLEAAEMDARDGMLAPADTLVSAFPRIDLDAQQAQYMLQGRPLSLTEQGEGFARIYGPDAFLGLAEWKPDGKLWAKRLIATGEANQST; this is encoded by the coding sequence TTGAAGCGTACCCAGCGCAAGATCATTCGCCGTGCGGTTGACGGCGTGCTGCTGCTCGACAAGCCTCAGGGGCTGACGTCGAACGCAGCACTGCAGACGGCTCGCCGTCTGCTCAACGCGGCAAAGGCCGGCCATACCGGCACGCTCGACCCGATGGCAAGCGGCCTGCTTCCGCTGACTTTCGGGGAAGCCACCAAGTTTTCACAGATGCTGCTCGATGCGGACAAGGCCTACGAGGCCGGTGTGCAGCTGGGCGTCGATACCGATACGGGCGACGCCGAGGGAACGGTGCTTGCAACGCATCCTGTTGCAGTGAGCGAAGAAGCATTGCGCGAGGTGTTGTCGCGGTTTGTCGGTGACATCGATCAGGTGCCGCCGATGTATTCGGCACTCAAGCGTGATGGAAAACCCTTGTACGAATATGCGCGTGCGGGCATCGAGCTTGAGCGCAGTGCGCGCAGGGTAAGGATCTCCTCGATCGACCTGGTGTCCTTCGACGGTAGCCGTTTCGTGATCCGTGTGGATTGCAGCAAGGGAACCTACATTCGTTCGCTTGCAATGGATATCGGCGCGGCCCTGGGTTGCGGCGCACATCTGTGTGCCTTGCGGAGAACCCGGATCGGTGCCTTTGGCATCGAGGACGGTGTTCCGCTGGCGCAGCTCGAAGCTGCGGAGATGGACGCGCGGGACGGGATGCTGGCGCCGGCTGACACGCTGGTCAGCGCGTTTCCGCGGATCGATCTCGATGCGCAGCAGGCCCAGTACATGCTCCAGGGGCGGCCGTTGAGCCTGACGGAGCAGGGCGAAGGTTTTGCCCGGATCTACGGTCCGGATGCTTTTCTCGGCCTTGCCGAGTGGAAGCCAGACGGAAAATTGTGGGCGAAACGCCTCATCGCAACGGGTGAGGCGAATCAAAGTACGTGA